A stretch of DNA from Serinibacter arcticus:
CTTCGTCGTCACGCCGTACCAGATCTGGGAGGCGCGCGCCCACGGGGCCGACCTCGTGCTCCTCATCGTGGCGGCCCTGGAGCAGACCGTGCTGACCTCGTTCGTCGAGCGGATCCACTCGCTCGGGATGTCGGCCCTCGTCGAGGCGCACGACGCCGAGGAGGCGCGACGCGCCGTCGACGCCGGAGCTCAGATCGTCGGGATCAACGCCCGCAACCTGCACACGCTCGAGGTCGACCGCGCGACGTTCTCCGCCGTCGTGGACGTCCTGCCCGACCGGGTCGCCAAGGTGGCCGAGTCCGGGGTGCGCGGTTCGCACGACGTCCTCGACTACGCCCGCGTCGGGGCGGACGCCGTGCTGGTGGGGGAGTCGCTCGTGCGCTCCGCCGACCCGCGCGCGGCCGTCGCCGACCTCGTCGCCGCCGGGGCCCACCCCGCGCTGCGCGCCCTGCGGCACTGACACCGCACCGCCCCGCGCCGTCGGGCCCCCGCCCGCGGCGCCCCGCTGACCCGCCCCACCCGACGCACCCGGAAGGTCGACCGAGCTCTCGTGTCCACCAGCTCTCCCACGCCCCCCGTCCCGCCGTCCACGCCCCTGGCGGACGCGAGCGGTCCCTACTTCGGTGACTTCGGAGGGCGCTGGGTCCCCGAGGCCCTGGTCGCCGCCCTCGACGAGCTCACCGAGGTCTGGCAGAAGGCCGTGCTCGACCCCGAGTTCACCGACGAGCTGCGCCGCCTGCAGCGCACCTACGTCGGGCGCCCCTCGCCCCTGACCGAGGTGCCGCGCTTCGCCGAGCGGATCGGCGGGGTCCGCGTCTTCCTCAAGCGCGAGGACCTCAACCACACCGGCTCCCACAAGATCAACAACGCGCTCGGTCAGGCGCTGCTGGTCAAGCGGATGGGCAAGACCCGGGTCATCGCCGAGACCGGCGCCGGCCAGCACGGGGTGGCGACGGCGACCGTGTGCGCGCTGCTGGGTCTCGAGTGCGTCGTGTACATGGGGGAGAAGGACACGCAGCGGCAGGCGCTCAACGTCGCCCGCATGCGACTGCTCGGCGCGACCGTCGTCCCGGTGACGATCGGCTCCCGCACGCTCAAGGACGCGGTCAACGAGGCGCTGCGCGACTGGGTCGCCAACGTCGAGACGACGCACTACCTCCTCGGCACCGCGGCCGGCCCGCACCCGTTCCCGCAGATGGTGCGCGACTTCCAGCGCGTCATCGGCGAGGAGGCGCGCGAGCAGCTCCTCGAGCGCACCGGCAGCCTGCCGACCGCGGTCCTCGCGTGCGTCGGCGGCGGCTCCAACGCCATCGGGATCTTCAACGCCTTCCTCGACGAGCCCGCGATCACGCTGTTCGGGTTCGAGGCCGGCGGTCGTGGCACGGGCGAGGGTGAGCACGCCGCGCGGTTCGCTGGTGGCTCGGTCGGCGTCCTCCAGGGCGCGAAGAGCTACGTGCTGCACGACGAGGACGGGCAGATCCTCCCGACGGACTCGGTCTCGGCCGGCCTGGACTACGCGAGCGTCGGCCCCGAGCACGCGTGGCTGCACGACCTCGGGCGGGTCACCTACCAGCCCGTGACGGACGCCGAGGCGATGGACGCCTTCCGGCTGCTGTGCCTGACCGAGGGGATCATCCCCGCGATCGAGAGCGCGCACGCGCTCGCCGGCGCGATCCGGGTCGCCGACAGCGTCAGGGCCACCCACACGGGCGAGGACCTGCCGATCCTGCTCATCAACCTGTCCGGGCGCGGCGACAAGGATGTGGCCACCGCCGGACGCTGGTTCGACGTGCTGGACGCGGCGGACGCCGCCGACGCCGAGGCCCGGGAGGGACGCGCATGAGCACCACCACCCGCGTGACGAGCGGGGCGGTCCTCGACGCCTCCCGCGCGAGCGGCCGCGCCTCGCTCGTCGGCTACCTGCCGCTCGGTTACCCCGATCTCGAGACCTCCGTCGAGGCAGCGCGCGCCATGGTGCACGCGGGCGTCGACGTCGTCGAGCTGGGGCTGCCGTACACCGATCCCGTGCTCGACGGTCCGGTGATCCAGCAGGCCGCGGAGCAGGCCCTGGCGCGCGGGCTGCGCACGCGCGACGTGTTCGGCGCCGTCGAGCGGATCGCCGAGACCGGCGCCGCCGTGCTGGTGATGAGCTACTACAACCCGATCCTGCGCTACGGCGTCGACGCGTTCGCGCGCGACCTGGCCGCCGCGGGTGGGGCCGGCCTGATCACCCCCGACCTGGTGCCTGACGAGGGCGCCGACTGGATCGCCGCCTCGGACGTGCACGGACTGGACCGCGTGTTCCTCGTCGCCCCGAGCTCCACCACCGAGCGCCTCGTGCTGACGGCCGAGGCGAGCCGCGGCTTCGTCTACGCGGCGTCGGTGATGGGCGTGACGGGGACCCGGACCAGCGTGGGCGAGGCCGCCGAGCGGCTCGTCGCCGACACGCGCGCCGCCGGCGCCCCGCGGGTCTGCGTCGGGCTCGGCGTCTCGACGCCGGAGCAGGCGGCCGAGATCGCCACCTACGCGGACGGCGTCATCGTCGGCTCGGCGCTCGTGCGCGCCCTGGGGCCCGACGGCGACGTCGCCGCCCTCGCGGCCACCGCGGCCGCGCTCGCCACGGCGGTCGGGCGATGAGCCTCGCCGACGGCGCGGTCGTGCTCGCCGCGGGGATCCCGAGCCCGCCCGAGCACACCTGGCACCTCGGACCGCTGCCGCTGCGCGCCTACGCGATCGCCATCCTCATCGGCGGGATCCTCGCCTGGTACCTGCTCGTGCGCCGCTACCGCGAGCGCGGCGGCCCGGTGGACAAGCTGGGCGACGTCGTCGTCTGGGCCGTCGTGCTCGGCATCCTCGGGGCCCGGATCTACCACGTCATCACCTCGCCCGACGCGTACTTCGGCCCCGACGGCGATCCCTGGCTGATCCCGCAGATCTGGAACGGCGGACTCGGGGTCTGGGGCGCGATCGCGCTCGGCGCCGTGGGCGCCTGGATCGGCTGCCGCCGCGCCGGGCTGCGGCTGGCGCCGTTCGCCGACTCGCTGGCCCCCGGCCTGCTCGTCGCGCAGGCGGTCGGGCGGATCGGCAACTACTTCAACCAGGAGCTCTACGGCAGCGAGACCACGCTTCCGTGGGGGCTGCAGATCGACGCCCACCCCGGCGTCCTGTTCCACCCGACGTTCCTGTACGAGCTGATCTGGAACCTCCTCGCCGCGGCCGTGCTCATCTGGATCGACCGCCGGTTCCGCCTCGGTCACGGCCGCGTGTTCCTGCTGTACGTCGTGCTCTACACGGCGGGCCGCGGCTGGATCGAGGCGCTGCGCATCGACGAGGCCCAGCTGATCGGCGGGCTCCGGCTCAACGTCTGGACGTCGATCATCGTCTTCGTGGCCGCGCTGGTCGCGTTCGTCGCCGTCGGGCGGCGCAGCCCCGGGCGCGAGACCGGTGACGAGCTGTGGCTGCCCGGGCGGGCGCCCGACGTCGCCGACGCAGGAGTCGAGGGCGACGCGTCGGCGACCTCCGCCGACCCGGCGACCGGTGCCACCACGCGGTCGGGGGACGAGGACGAGCCCGACGTCGAACCCGACGAGCTCGAGCAGGCGCTGGACGCGCGGCGGCACCGTGCCCCGGACCGTCCAGCACCTGGCCCCCGCACGACGGAAGAGTAAAAGGCAGGTATATTCTTGCTGCTGTGGGCCGACGACGTCCCGTTACTGATCGACGTTGAGCCTTTGCCCCTGCGGCAGGGAGTGAGGACGGCCGCTGCATGGTGAGTTCACGTTGGGCGCACGAGTCCGGGAAGGCCCTCGTGGCCCCCGGTGAGACAGGTCTGTACCACCCGTCGGACGATCACGACGCCTGCGGGGTGGCCTTCGTGGCCACCATGCGCGGGACGCCGGGTCGCGACATCGTGGACGCCGGCCTGACCGCGCTGCTGAACCTGGACCACCGCGGTGCCGTCGGCGCCGAGGTGAACACGGGCGACGGCGCCGGGATCCTCACGCAGGTTCCCGACGCCTTCCTGCGCGACGTCATCGACGCCGAGCTGCCTCCCGCCGGGCACTACGCCATCGGCATGGCCTTCCTGCCGCAGGAGCCGGCGGCCGCCGACGAGGCGCAGCGCGCGATCGCCGCCATCGTCGCCGAGGAGGGGCTGGAGCTCCTCGCCTGGCGCGACGTGCCCGTCGTCGCCGACCTCGTGGGCCCCTCGGCGCGCGCCAGCATGCCGACCTTCCGCCAGCTCGTCGTCGCCGACCCGGAGCGGGCGCTGGCCGACCTCGACCTCGAGCGGCGCGCCTACCGGCTGCGCAAGCGCATCGAGCGCCAGCTCGACGTCTACCTCGCCTCGCTCTCGGCGCGCACCATCGTCTACAAGGGCATGCTGACGACGGCGCAGCTCGAGCCGTTCTTCCCCGACCTGTCCGACCCGCGCTACGCCAGCGAGCTCGCGCTCGTGCACTCGCGGTTCTCGACCAACACGTTCCCCTCCTGGCCGCTCGCCCAGCCGTTCCGCTCGATCGCGCACAACGGCGAGATCAACACGGTCAAGGGCAACCGCAACTGGATGGCCGCGCGCGAGGGCATGCTGCGCAGCGACGTGCTCGGCGACCTGACGCCGCTGCTGCCCGTCGTGACGCCGGGCGCGAGCGACAGCCAGACCTTCGACGAGGTCGTCGAGCTCCTGCACCTCGGTGGCCGCTCGCTCCCGCACGCCGTCCTGATGATGATCCCGGAGGCGTGGGAGAACCACGCCACCATGGATCCGGCGCTCAAGGCGTTCTACGAGTACCACTCCACGCTCATGGAGCCGTGGGACGGGCCCGCGTGCCTCACGTTCACCGACGGCACCCTCATCGGCGCCGTGCTGGACCGCAACGGTCTGCGCCCGGGCCGGTACTGGGTGACGGAGGACGGCCTCGTCGTGCTCGCGTCCGAGGCGGGCGTGCTCGACCTCGACCCCGCCACGGTGGTCAGCAAGGGTCGCCTCGAGCCCGGCAAGATGTTCCTCGTCGACACCGGCGCCGGACGCATCGTCGCCAACAGCGAGGTCAAGGCCGCCCTGTCGGCCGAGCGTCCGTACGCGCAGTGGCTCGAGGAGCACGCGGTCTACCTCGACCAGCTGCCCGAGCGCGAGCACGTCCGTCACACCGCCGCCTCGGTGCTCCGTCGCCAGCGCACGTTCGGCTACACCGAGGAGGAGCTGCGCATCCTCCTGACCCCGATGGCCTCCAACGGCCTCGAGCCGCTGGGCGCCATGGGCACGGACACCCCGATCGCCGTCCTGTCCGGTCGGCCGCGGATGCTGTTCGACTACTTCACGCAGATGTTCGCGCAGGTGACCAACCCGCCGCTCGACGCGATCCGCGAGGAGCTGGTCACCTCGCTCGGCGGGGCGATCGGCCCCGAGCCGAACCTGCTCGAGGACACGCCCGAGCACGCGCGCAAGCTGGTGCTCCCGTTCCCGGTGCTGGACAACGACCAGCTCGCCAAGATCGTCAAGGTCGACCGCGACCCGGCGATGATCGGCAAGTTCCGCTCCGTCGTCGTGCGCGGGACCTACCGCGTCGCCGGCGGCGAGGAGGCGCTGCGCACGCGCCTGGAGGAGATCTGCGCGCAGGTCGACCGTGCCGTCGCCAACGGCGCGAGCTTCCTCGTCCTCTCCGACCGCAACTCCGACGCCGAGTTCGCGCCGATCCCGTCGCTGCTGCTGCTCTCGGCCGTGCACCACCACACGCTGCGCAAGCACACGCGCACGCAGATCTCGCTCGTCGTCGAGGCCGGCGACGTGCGCGAGGTGCACCACGTCGCGCTGCTCATCGGCTACGGCGCCGCGGCCGTGAACCCGTACCTGGCGATGGAGAGCGTCGAGGAGCTCGCCCGCTCCGGCTACGTCGACGTGGCGCCCGAGAAGGCCGTCGCCAACCTCATCAAGGGGCTCGGCAAGGGCGTCCTGAAGGTCATGAGCAAGATGGGCATCTCGACCATCTCCTCCTACCGCGGGGCCCAGGTGTTCGAGGCCGTCGGCCTCAGCCACGAGCTCATCGACGCCTACTTCAGCGGCACCACCTCGCGCCTGGGGGGCATCGGGCTCGACGTCGTCGCGGCCGAGGTCGCCGCGCGTCACGCGGACGCCTACCCGCCCTCGGGCAACGCCACGCCGCACGAGCGCCTCGGCGTCGGCGGCGAGTACCAGTGGCGTCGCGACGGCGAGGAGCACCTGTTCGACCCGGAGACCGTCTTCCGGCTCCAGCACGCCACGCGCGAGCGCCGGTACGACATCTTCCGCCAGTACACCGGTCGCGTGAACGACGCCTCCAACCGCCTGATGACCCTGCGCGGCCTGCTCAAGCTCGACTCGGGCCGCGAGAGCA
This window harbors:
- the trpB gene encoding tryptophan synthase subunit beta; translated protein: MSTSSPTPPVPPSTPLADASGPYFGDFGGRWVPEALVAALDELTEVWQKAVLDPEFTDELRRLQRTYVGRPSPLTEVPRFAERIGGVRVFLKREDLNHTGSHKINNALGQALLVKRMGKTRVIAETGAGQHGVATATVCALLGLECVVYMGEKDTQRQALNVARMRLLGATVVPVTIGSRTLKDAVNEALRDWVANVETTHYLLGTAAGPHPFPQMVRDFQRVIGEEAREQLLERTGSLPTAVLACVGGGSNAIGIFNAFLDEPAITLFGFEAGGRGTGEGEHAARFAGGSVGVLQGAKSYVLHDEDGQILPTDSVSAGLDYASVGPEHAWLHDLGRVTYQPVTDAEAMDAFRLLCLTEGIIPAIESAHALAGAIRVADSVRATHTGEDLPILLINLSGRGDKDVATAGRWFDVLDAADAADAEAREGRA
- the gltB gene encoding glutamate synthase large subunit; the encoded protein is MVSSRWAHESGKALVAPGETGLYHPSDDHDACGVAFVATMRGTPGRDIVDAGLTALLNLDHRGAVGAEVNTGDGAGILTQVPDAFLRDVIDAELPPAGHYAIGMAFLPQEPAAADEAQRAIAAIVAEEGLELLAWRDVPVVADLVGPSARASMPTFRQLVVADPERALADLDLERRAYRLRKRIERQLDVYLASLSARTIVYKGMLTTAQLEPFFPDLSDPRYASELALVHSRFSTNTFPSWPLAQPFRSIAHNGEINTVKGNRNWMAAREGMLRSDVLGDLTPLLPVVTPGASDSQTFDEVVELLHLGGRSLPHAVLMMIPEAWENHATMDPALKAFYEYHSTLMEPWDGPACLTFTDGTLIGAVLDRNGLRPGRYWVTEDGLVVLASEAGVLDLDPATVVSKGRLEPGKMFLVDTGAGRIVANSEVKAALSAERPYAQWLEEHAVYLDQLPEREHVRHTAASVLRRQRTFGYTEEELRILLTPMASNGLEPLGAMGTDTPIAVLSGRPRMLFDYFTQMFAQVTNPPLDAIREELVTSLGGAIGPEPNLLEDTPEHARKLVLPFPVLDNDQLAKIVKVDRDPAMIGKFRSVVVRGTYRVAGGEEALRTRLEEICAQVDRAVANGASFLVLSDRNSDAEFAPIPSLLLLSAVHHHTLRKHTRTQISLVVEAGDVREVHHVALLIGYGAAAVNPYLAMESVEELARSGYVDVAPEKAVANLIKGLGKGVLKVMSKMGISTISSYRGAQVFEAVGLSHELIDAYFSGTTSRLGGIGLDVVAAEVAARHADAYPPSGNATPHERLGVGGEYQWRRDGEEHLFDPETVFRLQHATRERRYDIFRQYTGRVNDASNRLMTLRGLLKLDSGRESISIDEVEPVSEIVKRFNTGAMSYGSISKETHETLAIAMNRLGGRSNTGEGGEDVERLHDPERRSKVKQIASGRFGVTAEYLTNADDLQIKLAQGAKPGEGGQLPGHKVYPWVAKTRHSTPGVGLISPPPHHDIYSIEDLAQLIHDLKNANPAARVHVKLVSEFGVGTVAAGVSKAHADVVLISGHDGGTGASPLTSLKHAGTPWEIGLAETQQTLVLNNLRDRITVQVDGQLKTGRDVVVAALMGAEEYGFATAPMVVSGCIMMRVCHLDTCPVGVATQNPELRARFTGKPEFVVTFFEYVAQEVRELLAELGFRSLEEAIGQVQALDASDAVEHWKAKGLDLGPVLTVPQPVEGSSLVRTQAQDHGLDRALDNQLIALSTDALENAEPVRISLPVRNVNRTVGTMLGHEVAKRYGDSGLADDTIDVTLTGSAGQSLGAFLPGGITLRLLGDANDYVGKGLSGGRIVVRPDRAARFDPASHVIAGNVVGYGATTGEVFLSGLAGERFGVRNSGATLVVEGTGDHALEYMTGGVVLVLGRTGRNVGAGMSGGTAYVLDLDHAQVNAAAIASGELLLTPLNDTDRDLVAGLLRRHQEETDSPLAATLLADLTGTLDRFTRILPADYARMTEILADAAQRGLDPAAPGAWDEILEAARG
- the trpC gene encoding indole-3-glycerol phosphate synthase TrpC, which translates into the protein MTVLEEIVAGVQEDVAARKAVTSLDALKARAAELPHAKSCHDRLKRADAVQVIAEVKRASPSKGDLAPIPDPGSLAAAYEAGGAAIVSVLTEERRFKGSLADLDAVRAKVDIPVLRKDFVVTPYQIWEARAHGADLVLLIVAALEQTVLTSFVERIHSLGMSALVEAHDAEEARRAVDAGAQIVGINARNLHTLEVDRATFSAVVDVLPDRVAKVAESGVRGSHDVLDYARVGADAVLVGESLVRSADPRAAVADLVAAGAHPALRALRH
- the lgt gene encoding prolipoprotein diacylglyceryl transferase, with translation MSLADGAVVLAAGIPSPPEHTWHLGPLPLRAYAIAILIGGILAWYLLVRRYRERGGPVDKLGDVVVWAVVLGILGARIYHVITSPDAYFGPDGDPWLIPQIWNGGLGVWGAIALGAVGAWIGCRRAGLRLAPFADSLAPGLLVAQAVGRIGNYFNQELYGSETTLPWGLQIDAHPGVLFHPTFLYELIWNLLAAAVLIWIDRRFRLGHGRVFLLYVVLYTAGRGWIEALRIDEAQLIGGLRLNVWTSIIVFVAALVAFVAVGRRSPGRETGDELWLPGRAPDVADAGVEGDASATSADPATGATTRSGDEDEPDVEPDELEQALDARRHRAPDRPAPGPRTTEE
- the trpA gene encoding tryptophan synthase subunit alpha, whose product is MSTTTRVTSGAVLDASRASGRASLVGYLPLGYPDLETSVEAARAMVHAGVDVVELGLPYTDPVLDGPVIQQAAEQALARGLRTRDVFGAVERIAETGAAVLVMSYYNPILRYGVDAFARDLAAAGGAGLITPDLVPDEGADWIAASDVHGLDRVFLVAPSSTTERLVLTAEASRGFVYAASVMGVTGTRTSVGEAAERLVADTRAAGAPRVCVGLGVSTPEQAAEIATYADGVIVGSALVRALGPDGDVAALAATAAALATAVGR